A window of the Helianthus annuus cultivar XRQ/B chromosome 4, HanXRQr2.0-SUNRISE, whole genome shotgun sequence genome harbors these coding sequences:
- the LOC110911217 gene encoding L10-interacting MYB domain-containing protein-like, with amino-acid sequence MAKRIRINWKQEGVEKTFLEACVHEITVNGREGSSLKQASWKTVAENLKTQHNFIVEQRQMKNHYDFLKGKFAAWLKLKNKTRNVYDPVTNSFNLSEEEWQIEMKSNKYVEALRSVPLAFPELCCQLYEGSTSNGFDSWGPSSTLPHPSEEGNEHNLDGMDVECTQVDSPGKGVSEESSIRSQKKKKKKERNEHIRQH; translated from the exons ATGGCAAAACGGATTAGGATTAATTGGAAGCAAGAAGGTGTTGAAAAAACCTTTCTTGAAGCATGTGTTCATGAAATAACCGTTAATGGACGTGAAGGAAGCAGTCTTAAACAAGCATCATGgaaaactgttgctgaaaatttGAAAACACAACATAATTTCATAGTGGAACAACGTCAAATGAAGAATCACTATGATTTTCTAAAAGGAAAATTTGCAGCTTGGTTAAAGCTTAAAAACAAAACCAGGAATGTCTATGATCCAGTTACAAACAGTTTTAACTTGTCAGAAGAAGAGTGGCAAATTGAGATGAAG TCTAACAAGTATGTAGAAGCTTTGAGAAGTGTGCCACTTGCTTTCCCCGAGCTTTGTTGTCAATTGTATGAGGGGTCTACTTCAAATGGGTTTGATAGTTGGGGGCCAAGTTCTACGCTTCCTCATCCTTCTGAGGAAGGGAATGAGCACAATTTGGATGGTATGGATGTCGAATGCACTCAAGTGGATTCCCCAGGTAAAGGTGTTAGTGAGGAGTCAAGTATTCggtcccaaaaaaaaaaaaagaaaaaggagaGAAACGAACACATAAGGCAACATTAG